Below is a window of Halogeometricum rufum DNA.
GGACCCGACCGACGCCGCGTGAACTGCCGCGCATCGAAGACTCCTTGACCCACCTCGCCAATGTCCACGGTATGAGTACGGACGAGGGCGGGAGTTCCGCCGCCGACGCGGAGAGCGAACTCCACAAGAACGCCGCGCAGGACGTCATCGCCGTCGACGCCGACGACAACGAGACGGGACTGGTCAACCGACTGGAGGCCCACACCGGTCACGGGACGCGCCACCGCGCGTTCACCTGTCTCGTCTTCGACGAGGAGGGGCGTCTGCTCCTCGCCCAACGCGCGCCCAACAAGCGCCTGTGGGACACCCACTGGGACGGCACCGTCGCCTCCCACCCCGTGCAGGGGCAGAGTCAGGAGGAGGCGACGGAACAGCGACTCGAAGAGGAACTGGGCATCACGCCCGACCAGTACGGCGACCTGCGGGTCACCGACCGGTTCGAGTACAAGCGCTACTACGAGAACGCCGGTCTGGAGTGGGAGGTCTGTGCCGTCCTGAAGGTGACGCTCGAGGACACGACGCTGAACCCCGACGAGGATGAGATAGCGGGCCTGCTGTGGGTCGACTACGAACATCTCCACGAACACCCGCAGTGGTACCGCCAACTGCGCCTGTGCCCGTGGTTCGAGATAGCGATGCGCCGTGACTTCGAGGACGGAGAGTAGTCTCGTCCTCGAACGGGGCGTCGCCGAGTCGATTCTCGACCACGCCCGCGAGGGCGCGGCGACCACGCCCCCCGAGGAAGTCTGCGGCGTCCTCGGCGGCCGTCGCGCCGACCGGGGGGACGGCGCGTTCGATGGCGACGCCGCGGAGACGGACACCGTGACCGCGGCCGAACCGGTTCCCAACGTCGCCGGCGACCCCCGGCGCGAGTACGAACTCGACCCCGCGGGAACCGTCGCGACCATCGACCGCCTCGAATCGACGGGACTGGACGTGGTCGGCTTCTACCACAGTCACCCCGAGAGCGACCCGGTTCCGAGTCGAACGGACGAGCGACGGGCGACGTGGCCGGGGTACGTCTACCTCCTCTGCAACCCGGACGGTCGACTGAACGCCTACCGCTGGACGGGCGAGACGTTCGACCGCCTGTCCCTGACTCGGGCCGACTGACCGCGGGCCGAGAACGCAACCCCCTTGCGGCGTCGGTGCTTCCCCCCGACTGATGACCGAGGACGTTGCGGAACCCGACCTGTACGACTCGCTTTCGGGACAAGTCGCCCTCGTGACGGGCGCGAACCGCGGCATCGGCCGCGAGATAGCCGAACAGTTGCACGACCTGGGGGCGACGGTGTTCGCCGCCACGCGCAGCATGACCCACGAGATACCGGACGAGTGGGAGCACCTCCTCGTCGACGTGACGCAGGAGGGCGAGATATCCGACGCGGTGGACGACATCTTCGCGAGTGCGGGCCGATTGGACATCCTCGTCAACAACGCCGCCGTCGGCGGCGGCGACGGTGACATCGTCGCCGAGTCGGTCAAGGACCTCGACCGAACGCTGGCGACGAACCTCCGCGGGCC
It encodes the following:
- the idi gene encoding isopentenyl-diphosphate Delta-isomerase translates to MSTDEGGSSAADAESELHKNAAQDVIAVDADDNETGLVNRLEAHTGHGTRHRAFTCLVFDEEGRLLLAQRAPNKRLWDTHWDGTVASHPVQGQSQEEATEQRLEEELGITPDQYGDLRVTDRFEYKRYYENAGLEWEVCAVLKVTLEDTTLNPDEDEIAGLLWVDYEHLHEHPQWYRQLRLCPWFEIAMRRDFEDGE
- a CDS encoding desampylase; amino-acid sequence: MTSRTESSLVLERGVAESILDHAREGAATTPPEEVCGVLGGRRADRGDGAFDGDAAETDTVTAAEPVPNVAGDPRREYELDPAGTVATIDRLESTGLDVVGFYHSHPESDPVPSRTDERRATWPGYVYLLCNPDGRLNAYRWTGETFDRLSLTRAD
- a CDS encoding SDR family NAD(P)-dependent oxidoreductase, whose amino-acid sequence is MTEDVAEPDLYDSLSGQVALVTGANRGIGREIAEQLHDLGATVFAATRSMTHEIPDEWEHLLVDVTQEGEISDAVDDIFASAGRLDILVNNAAVGGGDGDIVAESVKDLDRTLATNLRGPMLLCKHAVPLLVQDEGGRVVNVSSGMGALNEDQSGGSPSYRVSKTGLNGLTKYLDGEYGDDGLLANSVCPGWVRTDMGGEEADRSVERGAETPVYLCRFEPDSPSGHFWRDREVIDW